CTTCCTCGAGGACCCGCTCGTCCTCGGTTTCGCGCGCCTCGTCGACTGGATCGGCCGGAGCGTGCCGCTCGACTCCGCCGCGGGGATCGTCGTCAAGGGGATCGTCCTCGGCGTCTCCGGCGGCGTGGCGATCGTGCTGCCGTACCTGCTGCCGTTCCTGCTCGGCCTCGCCGCGCTCGAGGACACCGGCTACATGCCGCGCATGGCCTACCTGCTCGACGGGCTGATGCACCGCATCGGGCTGCACGGCAAGTCGATCGTCCCGCTGATCCTCGGCTACGGCTGCTCGGTGCCGGCGGTGATGTCGACGCGGATCCTCGAGAACCCGCGCGACCGCCGGATCACCGCGACCCTCGCCGTCCTCGTCCCCTGCTCGGCGCGCACCACCGTGATCCTCGGCCTCGTCGGCGCGATGCTCGGGATCGGCCCCGCGCTCGCCGTCTACGCCGTCAACCTCGTCGTGATCGTCGTCCTCGGCGTCCTGCTCCAGCGGCGGATGAAGGGCACCCCCGCCGGGATGGTCCTCGAGGTCCCCGACCTCCGCCCGCCGTCGCCGCGCGCGATGGCCGCCAAGACCTGGCTCTCGCTGAAGGAGTTCGTGATCGTCGCCTGGCCGGCGCTGATCGGGGCGTCGATCGTCCTCGGCTGGTTCGAGGCGGCGAAGCTCGACGGGCCGATCAACAAGTTCCTCGCCCCGCTGACCACCGACGTCCTCGGGCTCCCCGCCGCGGTCGGCCTGACGCTCGTCTTCGGCGTGCTGCGCAAGGAACTGGCGCTGCTGATGCTCATGCAGGCGCTCGGCACGACCGCGCTCGCCGGCGCGCTGACCCCGGCGCAGATGGTCTCCTTCGCGCTCTTCATCGTCTTCTACGTGCCGTGCGTCGCCACGCTCGGCGCGCTCTGGCGCGAGCTCGGCTGGAAGGACACGGCCGCGATCTCCGCCCTCTGCGCGGCGATCGCCGTCGGCGTCGCCTTCCTCGGGCGCGTCGTCGTCGCCGCGATCTTCTGAGGCTTCCCCGTTTTCGGCGATAATGCGGGCTCTTTCGGGGAGTCCGCGATGCGCTTCCGCCTCTGTTGTGCAGCCGTCGTTCTCGTCGCCGGTTCCGCGGCTTTCGCCGCCGAGCCGGCGGACGTTCAGCCGATCCCGCCCGAGAGGCGGGAGGAGATCCGCCGCGACC
The bacterium DNA segment above includes these coding regions:
- a CDS encoding ferrous iron transport protein B, with amino-acid sequence KPRGGGREKLDLALMHPVFGIPILVALMGLFFWAVFGLGRFLEDPLVLGFARLVDWIGRSVPLDSAAGIVVKGIVLGVSGGVAIVLPYLLPFLLGLAALEDTGYMPRMAYLLDGLMHRIGLHGKSIVPLILGYGCSVPAVMSTRILENPRDRRITATLAVLVPCSARTTVILGLVGAMLGIGPALAVYAVNLVVIVVLGVLLQRRMKGTPAGMVLEVPDLRPPSPRAMAAKTWLSLKEFVIVAWPALIGASIVLGWFEAAKLDGPINKFLAPLTTDVLGLPAAVGLTLVFGVLRKELALLMLMQALGTTALAGALTPAQMVSFALFIVFYVPCVATLGALWRELGWKDTAAISALCAAIAVGVAFLGRVVVAAIF